Proteins encoded together in one Bacteroides ovatus window:
- a CDS encoding ABC transporter permease, translated as MINIGQYIEMAINWMMVHFSTFFDAVNAGIGSFIIGFQHVLFGIPFYITILVLAALAWMKAGRGTAIFTALGLLLIYGMGFWEATMQTLALVFSSTCLALIIGVPLGVWTANSPRAEKILRPVLDLMQTMPAFVYLIPAVLFFGLGAVPGVFATIIFAMPPVVRLTGLGIRQVPKNVVEASRSFGATRWQLLYKVQLPLALPTILTGVNQTIMMSLSMVVIAAMIAAGGLGEIVLKGITQMKIGLGFEGGIAVVILAIILDRITQGMAGRKNKN; from the coding sequence ATGATAAATATAGGACAATATATAGAGATGGCCATCAATTGGATGATGGTACATTTTTCCACTTTCTTTGATGCCGTGAATGCGGGCATCGGTAGTTTTATTATAGGATTCCAACACGTACTTTTTGGAATACCTTTTTATATAACCATTCTAGTGCTTGCTGCACTCGCATGGATGAAGGCAGGACGTGGTACGGCAATTTTCACCGCATTGGGATTATTACTGATTTATGGAATGGGATTTTGGGAGGCTACCATGCAAACTCTGGCTCTCGTTTTTTCATCTACCTGTCTGGCTCTGATTATTGGTGTACCTTTAGGAGTGTGGACGGCAAACAGTCCGCGTGCAGAGAAAATACTCCGTCCTGTTCTCGACTTGATGCAGACGATGCCTGCTTTTGTTTATCTGATTCCTGCCGTTTTATTTTTCGGATTGGGAGCAGTGCCGGGAGTGTTTGCCACCATTATCTTTGCTATGCCTCCTGTGGTCCGTCTTACCGGATTGGGAATACGGCAAGTTCCTAAAAATGTAGTGGAAGCTTCCCGTTCGTTCGGGGCTACCCGTTGGCAGTTATTGTATAAAGTGCAGCTTCCTTTGGCGTTGCCCACCATTCTGACAGGTGTCAACCAGACAATTATGATGTCGCTTTCTATGGTTGTCATTGCTGCCATGATTGCTGCCGGTGGTCTGGGAGAAATTGTATTGAAAGGTATTACCCAAATGAAAATCGGACTTGGGTTTGAAGGTGGTATAGCTGTTGTTATTTTAGCTATCATCTTAGACCGTATCACACAAGGAATGGCAGGACGAAAAAATAAGAACTAA